A genomic stretch from Sphingobacterium sp. ML3W includes:
- a CDS encoding riboflavin synthase, with product MFTGIIETLGKIERIEHEKSNIHFYVSSPISNEFKIDQSVSHNGVCLTVVGLDDQVHKVTAIDETLQKTNLAQLKVGDLVNIERCTLAGGRFDGHIVQGHVDQTATCIQKTDENGSFIFTFQYDPSKQNITVEKGSITVNGISLTVVDSRDDQFSVAIIPYTLEHTNLQQVEVGTTINLEFDIIGKYVTKIMAMRG from the coding sequence ATGTTTACCGGAATCATAGAAACCTTAGGAAAAATCGAACGTATTGAACACGAAAAAAGCAACATTCATTTTTATGTGAGCTCCCCGATCTCCAATGAATTTAAAATAGATCAGAGCGTAAGCCACAATGGGGTATGTCTGACCGTTGTTGGACTTGATGATCAGGTACACAAAGTAACAGCGATTGATGAGACCTTACAGAAAACGAATCTAGCACAGTTGAAAGTTGGAGACCTGGTTAATATCGAACGCTGTACCTTAGCCGGTGGAAGATTTGATGGGCATATTGTCCAAGGTCATGTCGATCAGACCGCAACCTGTATACAGAAAACCGATGAAAATGGTAGTTTTATTTTTACCTTTCAATACGATCCTTCCAAACAGAATATTACAGTAGAAAAAGGATCCATTACCGTTAATGGTATTAGTCTGACAGTGGTAGATTCTCGTGATGACCAGTTTTCTGTTGCAATCATTCCTTATACACTCGAACATACCAATCTTCAACAGGTTGAAGTAGGTACGACAATCAACCTTGAATTTGATATTATTGGAAAATACGTGACAAAAATTATGGCCATGCGTGGCTAA
- a CDS encoding sigma-70 family RNA polymerase sigma factor, translating to MLQLESHINALKEGNESALCFFMDHFGHALRYFAFSYLRSKTDAEEIVSDIFVKLWNHREKVDNYDSLKAFLYIATKNACIDMKRSARFKMQTEELDILQNLSLPEDDILKKIFRTELTELLLAEIDKLPKQQAKICKMSFLEDLDTEEICKVLDTTPSNVYYARSKALLALKERFRSKNFEYLLLISMSALHIFKS from the coding sequence ATGCTTCAACTAGAGTCGCATATTAACGCATTAAAAGAGGGTAATGAAAGCGCATTGTGCTTTTTCATGGACCATTTTGGCCATGCGCTACGTTATTTTGCGTTTTCCTATCTACGCAGTAAAACCGATGCTGAAGAAATTGTATCTGATATCTTTGTCAAGCTCTGGAATCACAGAGAGAAAGTGGACAATTACGATAGCCTCAAAGCATTTTTGTATATCGCCACAAAGAATGCCTGTATCGATATGAAAAGATCGGCCCGATTTAAAATGCAGACCGAAGAATTGGATATCCTTCAGAATTTATCCCTACCCGAGGACGATATTCTAAAAAAAATATTTAGGACAGAGCTAACGGAGCTATTACTGGCTGAAATCGATAAACTACCAAAACAGCAGGCTAAAATATGTAAAATGAGCTTTTTGGAGGATTTAGATACCGAAGAAATCTGTAAGGTACTGGACACTACCCCATCAAATGTCTATTATGCACGTTCCAAGGCACTCCTTGCCTTAAAAGAACGCTTCAGATCCAAAAATTTCGAATACCTTCTGCTCATCTCAATGTCCGCTTTACATATTTTCAAAAGCTAA
- a CDS encoding arylsulfatase yields MKKGIGLTLILLGWGMLFAQQKQVHKKQPNIIFFYADDLGYAETEPYGQQLIKTPNLQKLAQEGLRFINHYTSTPVCAPARCMLLTGKHGGQSYIRGNYELGGFADSLEGGQMPLPEGTYTMAHLFKKAGYHTGAIGKWGLGMQNTTGSPNKQGFDYFFGYLDQKQAHNYYPSHLWENEQKYPLQNKEKFVHIPLDSTKATAKDFEQFSGKQYAPEIMTEKALAFIDKNRNSPFFLYLPYTLPHLSLQVPQEYVDRYKDLFHDHPYYGQDGYTATPYPRATYAGMITYLDDQVGLIMEHIKSLGLDDNTIILFSSDNGTGFNGGIDYRFFKSVDSLRGLKMDVFEGGIKVPLIVRWPKTIKANTETAVISAQYDLMATFGQLVQQDPGNTNGLSLLPTWLGQKNQKKHQYLYFEYPEKGGQVAIREGQWKAIKLDLKNNPKAKWQLYDLETDPWERKDIANKHPELLRHFDEIILTEHRPAHIKEWEIIDSKLVKK; encoded by the coding sequence ATGAAAAAAGGAATAGGTCTTACCCTCATCCTACTGGGATGGGGGATGCTTTTTGCACAACAAAAACAAGTGCACAAAAAACAGCCCAATATCATCTTTTTTTATGCGGATGACTTGGGCTATGCCGAGACAGAACCTTACGGACAACAGCTGATCAAAACCCCCAACCTGCAAAAGTTGGCGCAAGAGGGACTTCGTTTTATCAACCATTACACCAGTACACCAGTCTGTGCCCCAGCGCGCTGCATGTTATTGACAGGTAAACATGGTGGTCAGTCCTATATTCGGGGTAATTATGAATTGGGCGGGTTTGCCGATAGCTTGGAAGGTGGACAAATGCCCCTGCCCGAGGGAACCTACACCATGGCTCACCTATTTAAAAAAGCAGGTTATCATACTGGCGCTATCGGAAAATGGGGGCTAGGCATGCAAAATACAACGGGAAGTCCCAACAAACAGGGATTTGACTACTTCTTTGGTTACCTGGACCAAAAGCAGGCTCACAATTACTATCCAAGCCATCTTTGGGAAAACGAGCAAAAATATCCACTCCAAAACAAAGAAAAGTTTGTGCATATTCCACTCGACTCCACCAAAGCAACAGCCAAAGATTTTGAGCAATTCAGTGGCAAACAATATGCCCCTGAAATTATGACGGAGAAGGCATTGGCATTTATTGATAAGAACCGAAACAGTCCTTTCTTCCTCTATCTTCCGTACACCTTACCCCATCTTTCTTTACAGGTACCCCAGGAATATGTGGATCGGTATAAAGATCTTTTCCATGACCATCCTTACTATGGGCAGGATGGCTACACGGCCACTCCTTATCCAAGAGCTACCTATGCAGGCATGATCACTTATCTGGATGATCAAGTGGGCCTGATCATGGAACATATTAAATCCCTGGGTCTGGACGACAATACCATTATCTTGTTTTCCAGCGACAATGGAACTGGTTTCAACGGTGGTATAGATTATCGCTTTTTCAAGAGCGTCGATTCACTCAGAGGGTTAAAAATGGATGTGTTTGAAGGTGGAATTAAAGTTCCATTGATCGTCCGTTGGCCCAAAACAATCAAAGCAAACACCGAGACAGCTGTCATCTCAGCACAATATGACCTGATGGCCACCTTTGGACAGTTGGTCCAACAGGATCCCGGTAATACCAATGGACTGTCCTTGTTGCCAACCTGGTTGGGACAAAAGAACCAAAAAAAACACCAATATTTATACTTTGAGTATCCCGAAAAGGGTGGTCAGGTTGCCATACGTGAGGGACAATGGAAGGCAATTAAACTCGATTTAAAAAATAATCCAAAAGCAAAATGGCAATTGTATGATCTAGAAACGGATCCCTGGGAGCGAAAGGATATTGCGAATAAACACCCCGAATTGCTCCGTCATTTTGATGAAATTATCCTTACTGAACACCGTCCCGCACACATAAAAGAATGGGAAATCATAGACAGTAAGCTAGTAAAAAAATAA
- a CDS encoding sulfatase-like hydrolase/transferase — translation MKKTLSLTILLSLSLAMTLPLTSFAQKLNKPNVIYIYADDLGFGDLSSYGAQQIETSNLDKLAHSGTRFTNAHSTSATCTPSRFALMTGTYPWRQTGTGILPGDAKLIVPTDKITLPKVFKNAGYATAIVGKWHMGLGSEVKKDWNAAIKPGPNDVGFDYSFIFPATADRVPTVFLENDRVVAAEANDPILVDYEKKIGNDPTGKEHPELLKMQSSPGQGHNQTIVNGIGRIGYMSGGTRARWVDEEVSTTFLHKAQDFISQHQDKPFFLYFCLTEPHVPRMPATQFRGKSKLGYRGDAILQLDWTIGQIQQQLQLLGMDKNTIIIFSSDNGPVLDDGYVDGAVAQLNGHQPAGPLRGGKYSIFEGGTRVPFIVSGQGVAKGKVSNALISQMDLLATSAQLVGVKLKADEAKDSKALLKTLTGEDPKGRSTMIQHAQTLAIVKDDWKYIAPSDGTAYMKLTDTETGNLPEDQLYDLKNDIGEKNNVAAKYPEKVTELKQLLEGERKK, via the coding sequence ATGAAAAAGACCCTATCTCTTACGATCCTACTTTCTTTGAGTCTGGCGATGACACTTCCGCTGACTTCATTTGCACAAAAACTGAATAAACCAAACGTTATCTATATCTATGCGGATGATCTTGGCTTTGGTGATTTGAGCAGCTATGGAGCCCAACAGATTGAAACCTCAAACTTGGATAAATTGGCGCACAGCGGTACGCGCTTTACAAATGCACATAGTACCTCCGCAACCTGTACCCCATCTCGCTTTGCTTTGATGACAGGTACCTATCCATGGCGCCAGACGGGTACAGGTATCCTGCCCGGAGATGCCAAGCTGATAGTACCGACAGACAAAATCACATTGCCCAAAGTATTCAAAAATGCAGGCTACGCAACAGCAATTGTCGGTAAATGGCATATGGGACTTGGCAGCGAGGTCAAAAAAGACTGGAATGCAGCCATCAAACCCGGACCTAACGATGTTGGTTTTGATTACTCATTTATCTTCCCTGCAACGGCCGATCGGGTTCCGACCGTTTTCTTAGAAAATGATCGGGTTGTCGCCGCTGAAGCAAACGATCCCATCCTTGTCGATTATGAGAAAAAAATAGGCAATGATCCTACGGGCAAAGAACATCCCGAATTACTCAAAATGCAATCCTCTCCCGGCCAAGGGCACAACCAGACAATTGTCAATGGCATCGGACGGATTGGCTACATGAGCGGCGGCACACGTGCACGCTGGGTAGACGAAGAAGTTTCCACAACCTTTCTACATAAAGCACAAGATTTCATTTCACAACATCAGGATAAGCCATTCTTCCTCTACTTCTGTTTAACGGAACCCCACGTACCACGTATGCCCGCCACACAATTCAGAGGCAAAAGTAAGCTCGGTTACCGGGGAGATGCTATTCTTCAATTGGATTGGACAATCGGACAGATTCAACAACAATTGCAGCTACTGGGCATGGACAAGAACACAATTATCATTTTCAGTAGCGACAACGGTCCGGTATTGGATGACGGCTATGTGGACGGCGCCGTGGCCCAGCTTAATGGACACCAGCCAGCAGGACCGCTCAGAGGTGGCAAATATAGTATCTTTGAGGGAGGGACACGTGTACCTTTTATCGTCAGCGGACAAGGGGTGGCCAAAGGTAAGGTATCCAATGCATTGATCAGTCAAATGGATCTGTTGGCAACAAGTGCGCAGCTCGTAGGTGTAAAATTAAAAGCTGATGAAGCAAAAGATAGCAAGGCCTTATTGAAAACCTTAACCGGCGAAGATCCCAAAGGACGTAGCACGATGATCCAACATGCACAAACCTTGGCTATTGTTAAAGACGATTGGAAATATATTGCGCCAAGCGACGGTACCGCCTATATGAAATTGACGGATACAGAAACAGGAAATCTTCCCGAAGATCAATTATACGACCTCAAAAATGATATCGGAGAAAAAAACAACGTTGCTGCTAAATATCCTGAAAAAGTGACTGAGTTGAAACAGTTATTGGAAGGAGAACGCAAAAAATGA
- a CDS encoding RagB/SusD family nutrient uptake outer membrane protein produces MKRITYKNIKLVLCIFFASSLTISCKKQLDTNPLDRFANDTFWSSETNARLAITGLYKGEIQMNSQAEFSPSDWWSYHGLLYLEFASDNAYDRRGDNSAFNKLSDGTLTNNIGILSDYWTLSYKRIARANFFLENVDKTPISPELLTRFKAEARFIRACQYFYLSQYWGDAPLVTKTLTPDEANHVIKNKKQELVAFVERELQEAANDLPSYGKLPAAERGRATKQAAYAFLGRLQLAEKSYAAAIKTYENIINANENSIDPNYTSLFDGSNESSKEIIFATQYLVDLAGNGMFQHNFPAIAGGWHLHCPLGSLVESYTFADGTPFSYTDPRYNAQNITQNRDPRLGFTVISNGDRFKNLRYISHPDSTLSIDQLTTTKQATRTGYGLRKFNAENFSGNLQNSGTDLPIIRYAEVLLSYLEAKLENGDPLTTELLDKTINAVRRRASVNMPPIAVANATTVQTALRNERRVELALEGIRYWDLLRWDTAKDVLNGDFYGAAFPDAKNIRVKTGSSRDNYSRWYVTKKSFRAGQDNHWPIPQSEIDINPNLK; encoded by the coding sequence ATGAAACGTATAACCTATAAAAATATAAAACTGGTCCTTTGTATATTTTTTGCCTCCAGTCTAACCATAAGCTGCAAAAAACAATTGGATACAAACCCGCTGGATAGATTTGCCAATGATACATTCTGGAGCAGCGAGACTAATGCACGGCTTGCAATCACAGGCCTTTACAAAGGTGAAATACAGATGAATAGCCAGGCCGAGTTTAGCCCCTCAGACTGGTGGTCCTACCATGGTTTGCTATACCTTGAGTTTGCCTCTGATAATGCCTATGACCGCCGCGGAGATAATTCAGCCTTCAATAAATTGTCCGATGGCACACTCACCAATAATATCGGTATACTGTCTGACTATTGGACGCTCTCCTACAAACGGATCGCCCGTGCGAATTTCTTTTTAGAGAACGTAGATAAAACACCGATTTCACCCGAACTTCTGACCCGCTTTAAGGCTGAAGCACGTTTTATTCGCGCCTGTCAATACTTCTACCTATCACAGTATTGGGGGGATGCCCCATTGGTGACCAAAACATTAACACCCGACGAAGCCAATCATGTCATCAAAAACAAAAAACAGGAATTGGTTGCCTTTGTCGAACGTGAGTTGCAGGAAGCTGCAAATGATCTTCCAAGCTACGGTAAATTACCCGCAGCAGAACGGGGTCGCGCGACGAAACAAGCCGCTTATGCATTTCTGGGGCGTCTACAATTAGCCGAAAAATCTTACGCCGCAGCAATTAAGACCTACGAAAATATCATCAATGCCAATGAAAATAGTATTGATCCCAACTATACAAGTCTTTTTGATGGCAGTAATGAATCCAGTAAAGAAATCATTTTTGCGACACAATACCTTGTAGACCTTGCCGGAAATGGTATGTTTCAACATAATTTTCCAGCAATAGCCGGTGGCTGGCATCTCCATTGTCCATTGGGAAGCTTAGTGGAGAGCTATACCTTTGCGGATGGAACTCCTTTTTCCTATACTGATCCCCGATATAACGCACAGAATATTACCCAAAATCGGGATCCTAGACTAGGATTCACTGTCATCAGCAACGGGGACCGTTTCAAAAATCTCCGGTATATCTCGCATCCAGATTCAACCCTGTCCATTGACCAGCTCACAACCACCAAGCAAGCAACACGCACGGGTTATGGTCTTCGTAAATTTAACGCTGAAAATTTTAGCGGTAATTTACAGAATTCCGGAACAGATCTTCCTATTATTCGCTATGCCGAGGTGCTATTGAGCTACCTAGAAGCCAAACTCGAAAATGGTGATCCCTTGACGACCGAACTGCTGGATAAAACCATCAATGCAGTTCGCCGACGTGCCAGTGTCAATATGCCTCCTATCGCTGTCGCAAACGCAACTACAGTCCAGACGGCATTACGCAATGAAAGACGTGTGGAACTAGCCTTAGAAGGTATCCGCTATTGGGATCTCTTGCGTTGGGATACAGCCAAAGATGTTTTAAATGGTGATTTCTATGGTGCCGCATTTCCCGATGCCAAAAATATCCGCGTGAAAACAGGTAGTAGCAGAGACAATTATAGTCGCTGGTATGTAACCAAAAAGTCCTTCAGAGCAGGCCAGGATAATCACTGGCCGATCCCCCAAAGTGAAATTGATATCAATCCAAATTTAAAATAG
- a CDS encoding TonB-dependent receptor yields MNFKFLVHRKPIAMDIPKQWKTKMKLSAFFTLACVVKLSAAGYAQSITIDANKTSLIQVLRTIQKQSGVPFLLNGKELAEIKIEGHVKNMPLEKAMSVLLKDKPISWSFKDNMLVVTAVKANNSAVISPANYAFMLQTRTVKGNVHDSQGQPISGATITLKGTSKATTTDASGNFQLDVNDPNAILVVKMIGFQQKEIPLNTQIYLDITLNQQIDALEEVVIVGYGATKKKELIGSVSQIDGKQLAKRTAPQLAQALTGQMPGVTVIQRSGQPGAANNSIQIRGVGSFGATTDAFILVDGIPTSSFNDIDPNDVASISVLKDASSAAIYGARAANGVILITTKTGSTAGKLAVNYSGYFGIQKPTAFPEFVNSWEYASLINETTTGGGGYTEEQIQKYKDGTDLDNYPNSDYIGSTFKSQAAQTGHNLNISNTTEKIQYTLSAGFLNQKGIVIKNNFNKYNVRLNLISKLSDKLKLTTRVSAIQTDTDEPAAPATLDFWRMTDIISQVIRYPATFPIRMSNGDWGAGNNLKGTPVSFLESESFYREKVSDISGNARFDWNPISDLTLSAIGGYTQTNGRSKLFRAAQRINSSITLAPSTLEQSAPYTTYKTFQALADYTKSFNDHSVKILAGYSFEKGYSEGLTAYRQNFPSNELTELNIGSPDGQTNSGSATEWALESLFGRVQYNYAKKYLLEGVIRYDGSSRFPTSKRYAIFPSLAAGWLISEESFIKDKFDWITELKLKGSYGILGNQNIVENLTSRVVSNYPYQNILNTGYNYPFGNSISPGVARVKIVDPNLRWESTRTSDAGLEIALFKNLLTFSSTYYNRFTYDILVSPNSSVSKVLGFEVGIQNSGKLRNTGWEFTLGHQNKINEFSYNVNLNFSTVKNKVVDLGIGNINQANGMVGNGSDLFIGYPIQAYYGYQTDGLFVDAADVTSWADQKSINPQSQPGDIRYKDISGPDGVPDGKVDATYDGTVIGSRIPKYTYGINLGFNYKGFDLGLLLQGVSGVQGLLNNYAGFALNQNGNIQRWQADGRWTTANPDRNAVYPRFEQLPNTGSPNTQLSDYWLLNASYIRLKNVQLGYAIPKNLLTKWKLSGLRIHLCKC; encoded by the coding sequence ATGAATTTTAAATTTCTTGTTCATAGAAAACCTATCGCTATGGACATACCCAAACAATGGAAGACCAAAATGAAGCTTAGCGCCTTTTTTACGCTTGCATGTGTTGTCAAACTCTCAGCAGCTGGATACGCACAATCTATTACCATAGATGCAAACAAAACATCGCTTATACAGGTTCTGCGAACCATCCAAAAGCAGAGCGGTGTTCCCTTTCTGTTAAATGGTAAGGAGCTCGCCGAAATAAAAATTGAGGGGCATGTAAAGAATATGCCTTTAGAAAAAGCGATGTCAGTACTGTTGAAAGACAAACCCATTAGCTGGAGTTTCAAAGACAATATGCTTGTCGTCACCGCAGTAAAAGCAAATAACTCAGCTGTCATTAGTCCAGCAAACTATGCGTTTATGTTGCAGACAAGGACCGTAAAGGGAAATGTCCATGACAGCCAAGGGCAACCAATCTCTGGAGCGACAATTACACTCAAAGGAACAAGCAAAGCGACCACAACAGATGCCAGCGGAAATTTTCAGCTGGATGTCAATGATCCCAATGCCATACTTGTTGTTAAGATGATTGGATTTCAACAGAAAGAAATTCCCTTAAATACACAAATCTATCTTGATATTACGCTTAATCAACAGATTGACGCCTTGGAAGAGGTGGTGATCGTGGGTTATGGCGCTACGAAAAAAAAGGAATTGATCGGTTCGGTCTCGCAGATTGATGGTAAGCAGCTTGCCAAACGAACGGCTCCCCAACTTGCGCAGGCACTAACGGGACAGATGCCTGGTGTGACAGTGATCCAACGTTCGGGGCAACCCGGTGCGGCCAACAATAGCATACAGATCAGAGGTGTAGGCTCCTTCGGTGCCACCACCGATGCCTTTATACTGGTCGATGGTATTCCAACCAGTTCATTCAATGATATCGACCCCAATGATGTAGCCTCCATCTCTGTTTTGAAAGATGCCTCATCAGCAGCAATATATGGTGCCAGAGCCGCCAATGGTGTTATTCTGATCACCACCAAAACAGGGTCAACAGCCGGAAAATTAGCCGTTAATTATAGCGGATATTTTGGCATTCAAAAACCAACCGCCTTTCCCGAGTTTGTCAACTCCTGGGAATATGCCAGCCTCATCAATGAAACCACAACCGGCGGTGGTGGTTATACTGAAGAACAAATTCAGAAATATAAGGACGGAACCGATCTGGACAATTACCCCAACAGCGATTATATTGGTAGCACATTTAAATCGCAGGCGGCCCAGACCGGACATAACCTGAATATTTCCAATACAACCGAAAAGATACAGTATACCCTATCTGCCGGATTCCTCAATCAGAAAGGTATTGTCATCAAAAACAACTTTAATAAATACAATGTTCGACTCAATCTGATTTCCAAGTTGAGTGATAAACTTAAATTAACGACAAGAGTATCGGCGATACAGACCGACACCGACGAACCCGCAGCACCGGCAACACTTGATTTTTGGCGAATGACTGATATTATCTCCCAGGTTATCCGTTATCCCGCAACATTTCCGATCCGTATGAGCAATGGCGACTGGGGAGCCGGAAATAACCTAAAAGGAACACCAGTCTCTTTTCTTGAAAGCGAATCATTTTACAGAGAGAAAGTGTCCGATATCTCCGGAAATGCACGCTTTGACTGGAATCCAATTTCGGATCTGACACTCTCGGCAATTGGTGGTTATACCCAGACCAATGGTCGTTCCAAACTGTTTCGTGCAGCACAGCGCATTAATAGCTCCATTACCCTTGCTCCTTCTACACTAGAACAGAGCGCCCCCTATACGACATATAAAACCTTTCAGGCATTAGCCGATTATACCAAATCATTCAACGACCATTCTGTTAAAATCCTTGCCGGTTATTCCTTTGAAAAAGGTTATAGTGAAGGACTTACCGCATATCGTCAAAACTTCCCGAGCAATGAGCTTACAGAATTAAATATTGGTTCGCCAGATGGACAAACCAACTCGGGTTCGGCAACCGAATGGGCATTGGAATCGCTTTTTGGCCGAGTTCAGTACAATTACGCAAAAAAATACCTCTTAGAAGGTGTGATTCGATACGATGGTTCATCCCGCTTTCCTACAAGTAAACGGTATGCTATTTTTCCTTCACTTGCTGCGGGTTGGTTGATCAGTGAAGAATCATTTATAAAAGACAAATTCGACTGGATTACTGAGCTAAAATTAAAAGGTTCTTATGGTATTTTAGGTAATCAAAACATTGTGGAGAATCTTACCTCAAGAGTAGTGTCAAATTATCCCTACCAAAATATCTTGAATACGGGGTACAATTATCCTTTCGGAAATAGTATATCACCTGGAGTAGCCCGTGTAAAGATTGTAGACCCAAACTTACGCTGGGAATCCACCCGAACATCCGATGCCGGGCTCGAAATCGCATTATTTAAAAATCTATTGACCTTTAGCAGCACCTATTATAATCGTTTTACCTACGATATTTTAGTCAGCCCCAACTCTAGCGTATCAAAGGTATTAGGCTTTGAAGTTGGTATACAAAACTCTGGAAAACTTAGAAATACTGGCTGGGAATTTACTTTAGGTCATCAAAATAAGATCAATGAATTCTCCTATAACGTCAATCTGAACTTCTCCACAGTCAAGAATAAGGTGGTCGATTTGGGGATTGGTAATATCAACCAGGCCAACGGTATGGTTGGTAATGGATCCGATTTGTTTATCGGCTATCCGATACAGGCTTATTATGGCTATCAGACCGACGGTTTATTTGTTGATGCTGCTGATGTGACATCTTGGGCTGATCAAAAAAGTATTAATCCACAGTCACAACCTGGCGATATCCGATACAAGGATATCAGTGGACCGGACGGTGTCCCTGATGGTAAGGTGGATGCAACTTATGACGGAACGGTTATCGGATCCCGTATCCCAAAATATACCTATGGAATAAATCTTGGATTTAATTACAAGGGCTTTGACCTTGGTCTCCTACTCCAGGGTGTAAGTGGTGTACAGGGTTTATTAAATAACTATGCTGGATTTGCACTAAACCAAAATGGGAATATCCAACGTTGGCAAGCAGATGGCCGATGGACTACCGCAAATCCGGATCGAAATGCCGTGTACCCAAGATTTGAACAATTACCAAATACCGGAAGCCCCAATACACAATTATCGGACTATTGGTTGTTGAATGCCAGCTATATCCGTTTAAAAAATGTACAATTGGGTTATGCCATTCCCAAAAACCTTCTTACTAAATGGAAATTGTCAGGCTTACGCATTCATTTATGCAAATGCTGA
- a CDS encoding FecR family protein, with amino-acid sequence MRLTEDIKQLIVKCIKGNLSPMEKNALSSWLAESPTHGIYLDDLLQKEDLVRDLRQRISLEESDATDWSERLKTKTLATIHTQEKPIRINRIRRLIPYAAALFCIVLAGLIYQFVWKPSAPNTNRIVLHDVELPNNHAEIRLSNGKVIQLDNGKGALITSGGLKYADGSLIQSIVPNTDLIATVNTAAGSMLQITLADGSEVTLNAKTSFKYPLQFAQDQRLVEVDGEAYFKIAKNKKVPFRVKSNGQLIEVTGTEFNVNTYSKQKSSTTLVEGSINLSANGQQIQLKPNQQATLSSGRLSQKSVDPYNYIAWIDNKFYFNETDLHTALQVIGQWYDLQIIYKNNIKETYLYGEIQRTKSLSEVLKILKRSNIQFELIQEDGVRKLIVSN; translated from the coding sequence ATGAGGCTAACAGAAGATATCAAGCAACTGATTGTAAAATGCATAAAGGGCAATTTATCGCCTATGGAAAAAAATGCGCTGTCCTCCTGGTTAGCCGAATCCCCTACGCATGGCATTTATCTTGATGATCTGTTGCAAAAAGAAGATCTTGTACGGGATTTGAGACAGCGGATCTCACTGGAGGAATCAGATGCGACAGATTGGTCTGAACGCCTCAAAACAAAAACCCTGGCAACGATCCATACACAAGAGAAACCTATTCGTATCAACAGGATCAGGCGACTTATACCTTATGCTGCGGCCTTATTTTGTATTGTTCTCGCAGGATTAATCTATCAATTTGTTTGGAAGCCTTCGGCGCCCAATACCAACAGAATCGTCCTACATGATGTCGAATTACCGAATAATCATGCTGAAATACGGCTCTCGAACGGAAAAGTAATCCAACTGGACAATGGAAAAGGCGCATTGATCACATCTGGTGGCTTGAAATATGCCGATGGCAGTCTTATTCAATCAATAGTTCCCAATACAGATTTGATTGCGACCGTCAATACAGCAGCTGGAAGCATGCTGCAAATTACCTTGGCAGATGGATCCGAGGTTACTCTTAATGCAAAGACATCATTCAAATACCCCCTACAATTCGCACAAGACCAGAGACTGGTTGAAGTGGATGGGGAAGCTTACTTTAAAATCGCTAAAAATAAAAAAGTTCCCTTCCGTGTAAAGTCCAATGGTCAATTGATTGAAGTAACAGGTACCGAATTTAATGTCAATACCTATTCAAAACAAAAAAGCAGTACGACACTTGTCGAAGGTTCGATCAATTTATCAGCCAATGGGCAGCAAATACAGCTCAAACCCAATCAACAGGCCACCCTGTCATCGGGACGCCTTTCACAAAAAAGCGTAGACCCATACAATTACATTGCCTGGATTGACAATAAATTCTATTTCAATGAGACAGACCTCCATACCGCCCTACAGGTGATTGGTCAATGGTATGATCTCCAGATTATTTATAAAAATAACATCAAAGAGACCTATTTATACGGTGAAATTCAGCGGACTAAAAGTTTATCCGAGGTATTGAAAATTTTAAAAAGAAGTAATATCCAGTTTGAATTGATCCAGGAAGATGGTGTTCGTAAGCTCATCGTATCCAATTAA